The genomic window GCGACCGGTCACCAGCGCGGCGCCGGCGCTCGAGACGAGCATCGTGTCGAGCGCGTCGTTCAGCGTGGCTCCGCTGCCGATGACGGGCAGCTGCGGGTCCGTCCCGCCCGGCACGACGTCGAGCCGCGCGAGCTGCCGAAGGGACGGCCACCGGACGGGGCGGCCGCGGTCGTCGACGACGACGGCGTGCTCGTGCCCGGCGGCCTCGACGCGGGCGGCCACCTCGCGACCGGACTCGCCGGCCTCGGCGACGACCGCCTCCGCCAGGTCGACGTCGCGCACCCGGGTGAGCGTCAGCTGCTTGAGCCCCGCGCCGGAGCCGATGAAGTTCTCGACGAACTCGTTCGCCGGCTCGGCGAGGATGCGCTCCGGGGTGTCGTACTGCACGATGTGCGCGCCCTCGGAGAAGACCACGATCCAGTCGCCGAGCTTGACGGCCTCGTCGAAGTCGTGGGTGACGATGACGATCGTCTTCTGCAGCTCCTGCTGGATGTTGATCAGCTCGTCCTGCAGCCGCTGGCGCGTGATCGGGTCGACGGCACCGAAGGGCTCGTCCATCAGCAGGACCGGCGGGTCGGCCGCGAGGGCCCTGGCGACGCCGACGCGCTGCTGCTGCCCGCCCGACAGCTCGCGCGGGAACCGGTCGCGGTACGTGTCGGGGTCGAGCGAGACGAGCTCGAGCAGCTCGTCGACGCGGGCGGTGATGCGCTCCTTGGACCAGCCGAGCATCTTCGGGACGATCGCGATGTTGGCCGCCACCGTCATGTGCGGGAACAGCCCGCCGGCCTGGATCACGTAGCCGATGCGGCGCCGCAGCTCGTCGCCGTCGATGTCGGTGACGTCGTCGTCGCCGAGCACCACCCGGCCCTCGCTCGGCTCGATCAGCCGGTTGATCATCTTGAGCGTGGTGGTCTTGCCGCAGCCGGAGGGGCCGACGAGCATGACGATCTTGCCGGCCGGGATCTCGAGGGTGATGCCGTCGACGGCGGGCGCGGACTGGCCCGGGTAGCGCTTCGTCACCTGGTCGAGCAGGATGCTGCGGCCCGACACCTCCGGCGAGGCGGAGGGCGACGAGGAGGCGGTGGGGGAGTCAGTTCTGGACACGGATGCCTCTCGAGATGGTCAGGCGGCCGAGGCCGACGAGCAGGAGGTCGAGCACGAGGGCGAGGACGACGACGCCGACCACCCCGGTGACCACGGAGGCGAGCGCGTTCGCGCCGCCGGCTCGGGACAGGCCCGAGAAGATGAAGCCGCCGAGGCCGGGCCCCAGCGAGTAGGCGGCGACGGCGGCGATGCCCATCACCATCTGCGCGCTGACGCGCACGCCCGTGAGGATGACCGGCCAGGCCAGCGGCAGCTGCACCTGCACGAGGGTGCGGAGGCTCCCCATGCCGATGCCCCGTGCGGACTCGACCAGGGCAGGGTCGACCTGCGTCAGCCCGACGACGGCGTTCCGCAGCACGGGCAGGGTCGCGAAGAAGGTGACGACGACGACTGCCGGCAGCACCCCGAAGCCGAGCGGCACGATGAGGAGGCCGACGACGGCGAAGGAGGGCAGCGTGAGACCGATGGCCGAGACGCCGTTCGCCACGGCGGTGAGGCCGGGCACGCGGTACACGAGCGCGGCCACGACGACGGCGATCACGACCGCGAGCACGAGGCACTGCACCACCAACGAGAAGTGCTGCCAGGAGGCGAACCAGATCTGGTCCCACCGCCCCGTCACGTAGTCCCACGCCATCTGATCCCGCTTCCCCGTCACTCGTTCGTCGACCCGTCTGCACGAAAGCCCGGCCTGGACCGGGCGTTCGGCGTCCACCATAACGAGGACACGTCGGGTCCTGTCCAGGCGACGGGCGTCGTCGAGGGGGCCCTGGCACGCCGATCGTTACCTGGAGCCGGGCACGGAACGCCCGGTCAGGGGCGGGTCGGCGATCAGGGAGCAGCGGAGTGTAACGATCGTGAGCAGAACGCAGGAGGCGCGGCGCAGGACCTGCCTGCACCGCGCCTCCTGCGGTCGTCGCCTCGCGCGGCACCTAGACGGACTGCACCCGCGCGGACGCCTTGTGGCGGGCTCCGTGGTGTTCGTCCGGCAGCCGGTCGCCGCGGCCGAAGAGCTTCTGGCGGAGGGTGCCGGGCTCGTACTCGGTCGGGTAGACGCCGCGGGCCTGCAGCACCGGGACGACGTGCTCGACGATGTCCTCGAAGGTGCCGGGGGTGATGGCGTAGGCGAGGTTGAAGCCGTCGACGTCGGTCTCGGCGACCCACTCCTGCAGCTGGTCGGCGATCTGCTCGCCCGACCCGACGATGCGGGGTCCGAGGCCGCCGATGCCGGCCGCCTCGGCGATGTCGCGGATGGTCCACTCCTTGCCGCTGTCGCCCTCCTGCGCCTGGAAGTTGGCCAGCGCCGACTGGATCGCGTTGCTCTCCACGTCGCCCACCGGGTCGTCGAGCGAGTACGTCGAGAGGTCGACGCCCATCCAGCCCGACATGAGGGTCAGCGCGCCCTCGTGCGACGCGTACCGCTGGTACTCCGCGTGCTTCGCCTCGGCCGCCTCGGGCGTCGCGTCGGTGATGATCGTCAGCAGCGTGTAGATGCGGGCGGAGTACCGGTCGCGGCCCGCCTCCTCGAGGGCGTCGCGCAGCTTCGTGACGGTCGCGGCCAGGCGCTCCTTGGTGGGGGCGGCGACGAAGATCGACTCGGCGTTGCCGGCGGCGAAGCGGATGCCGCGGGGCGACGCGCCCGCCTGGTAGATCACGGGCGTCCGCTGCGGGCTCGGCTCGGAGACGTGGATGCCGGGGACCTTGTACCAGGTGCCCTCGTGCCCGATCTCGTGCACCTTCGTCGGGTCGGTGAAGACGCCCGTCTCACGGTCGCGGACGACGGCGTCGTCCTCCCACGAGCCCTCCCACAGCTTGTAGAGGACCTCGAGGTACTCGTCGGCCTGGTCGTAGCGGTCGTCGTGGTCAAGCTGGTCGTCGGCGCCCATGTTGCGGGCGGCGCTCGGCAGGTAGCCGGTGACGACGTTCCAGCCCACGCGGCCGTCGGTGAGGTGGTCGAGCGTCGACATCCGACGGGCGAACGGGACGGGGTGCTCGTAGGCGGTTCCCGCCGTGATGCCGAAGCCGAGGTGCTCGGTCGCCGCCGCCATGGCGGAGACGAGCAGGATCGGGTCGCCGACCGGCGTCTGCGTGCCGTTGCGGAGCGCCGCGTCGTGGTTGCCGCCGTACACGTCGTAGGTGCCGAGCACGTCGGCGATGAAGAGGCCGTCGAAGCGACCGGCCTCGAGGAGGCGCGCGAGGGAGGTCCAGTAGCTCAGCTTCGTGTAGTCGGGGGAGCGGTCGTCGGGGTGCCGCCACAGACCGGGGGACTGGTGCCCCACGCAGTTCATGTCGAAGGCGTTGAACCGGATGCGTCGAGTCATCCGGCCATCGTCGTCGCCCACCTTCGCGGGCGCCACGGGCCTGCAACACGGCGTCACACGCGACGCCTAGTCTTGGTCGGTGACCCGCCCTGCCCCGACCCGCCGAGACTCGCCCCGCCCTCCTCGTGCACGGCTCGGACGGGACGTCGTCGTGCTGGGCGTCATCGCCTTCTTCGTCATGGTCGGCTTCGGCGTCGTCGTGCCCGTGCTGCCCGTCTACGCGGCGAGCTTCGGCGTCGGCTACGTCGCCGTGGGCGCTGTCCTCTCGGCGTTCGCCCTGATGCGTCTCGTCGCGAGCCCGTTCGTGGGCCGGATGATCGACGTCGCGGGCGAGCGCGTCGTGCTCTCGGTCGGCATCGGCATCGTGGCGGTGTCGAGCGGCCTCGCGGGCCTCGCCCACGACTACGTCCAGCTGCTGCTGCTGCGCGGGGTCGGCGGCATCGGCTCGGCGATGTTCACGATCTCGGCGATGACCCTGCTGCTGGCGTCGACGACGCCCGACCGCCGCGCCAGGTCGATCGGCTTCTACCAGGGCGGGTTCCTGGTCGGCGGCATGGCCGGGCCGGCGCTCGGCGGCCTCCTCGCGACCGTCTCCCTGACGGCGCCGTTCTTCTTCTACGCCGCCACCCTTGCTGTCGCGGGCATCGTCGGCATCCTGCTGCTCAGCCCGCCGCGCCGAGGCGACGGGGCGGCCGCCGCCGCGGCCGCCGAGCCCGCGCGCCCTCTCGCCGACGTGCTGCGCGACGTGCGGTTCCGAACGGCGTGCGTGGCGAGCTTCGCGCAGGGCTGGTCGTCCCTCGGCGTCCGGAGCGCGCTCGTCCCGGTGCTGGTCGTGGAGGTGCTGCTCCAGCCCACCTCCTGGACCGGCGTGCTCTTCGCCGTCGCCGCCGTGGCGCAGACGCTCGCGCTCGCCCCGGCGTCCCGCTTCGTCGACACCGTGGGGCGCCGGCCTGCCGTGATCGGCTCGTTCGCGGTCGCCGCGGTGTCGCTGGCCGCCGTCCCCTTCGCGCCCGGACTCGTGACCCTCGGCGCGTTGCTGGCCGTCTACGGAGTCGCGACCGCGTTCATGGGCACGGCCCCGGCCGCACTCGTCGGCGACGCGGCGGGTGCGCGGGGCGGTCGCCCCGTGGCGATCTTCTCGATGTGCTCGGACGTCGGGGCGATCGCGGGCCCCCTCGTCGCGGGGCTGCTCGTCGATGCGGCGTCGTTCGAGGTGGCCTTCGGCACGGCCGCGGCGCTGCTCGCGGTCAGCGCGATCGTCGCGGTGCGGCTGCCGCGCGGCGTCTCGGTGCCGCAGCCGTAGCGGGAGCTCGAGGTCGATCTGCCGGCTGGCGGTCGCAGCGTCGCGACTCCAGCCGGTGGCCCGGTGACCGGTGATCTCGGGTTCTCGGGTTCCCGGGTTCTCGGGTTCTCTGGTTCTCGGTGCACGGTCGTTCATCGGGACACTCCTCGCGACCCTATTTGGCCGACTGAGGTCAAGTGGCTCCTGGCCTGCGGATTCGCGTATGCCTGTCCCGCAAAAATGCCCGGTGATGGGGGTCTAAACGCTACAGTCGTCGCATGCTCATCGGCTATGCCCGCGTCTCGACCTCGGGACAAGATCTCGCAGCACAACGTGACGGTCTCGCAGCACTGGGTGTTGACGATCAACACGTGCATGTTGACCACGGGCTCTCGGGCACTACTCGAGCGCGACCCGGCCTCCGCGAGGCGCTGGCCGCGTGCCGTGCCGGTGACGTCTTAGTCGTCACGAAGCTTGACCGCCTCGCCCGATCCCTCCGCGACGCCACCGACATCGCGGACGAGCTCACGAAGAAGGGTGTCTCGCTGAACCTTGGGGGAGCGGTCTACGACCCCACCGACCCTGTTGGCCGGCTCCTGTTCAACGTCCTCGGCATGGTGGCCGAGTTCGAAGCCGACCTCATCCGTGCCCGGACCCGGGAGGGCATGGCGATCGCCAAGGCCGCCGGCAAGCTCCGCGGCCGCAAGCCCAAGCTCACCGCCTCGCAGGAGAAGCACCTGGTGCAGCTGCACCGCACCGGCGCCCACACCACCAGCGAGATTGCCGAGCTCTTCGGCGTCGCCCGCTCAACGGTTTATCGTGCGATCCAGCGAGGGGAGCAGGCATGAGGAACTTTTTCCAGCGAGGTAAGACCGCCCCGGCGCAGTCTGGGGCGCCAAGGCAGCCATTCGCTGGCGAGCCAGAAGCTTCCGCCACAGAGCCCTACGTCCGTGTCCGTGTGCGGCTCGAGCAGCACGACGGCTGGCCGCCTGCCGAGTCGGAGGGCCTGTGGGCGCAGGAGCGCCCGGGAGGGACCTATCTACTCGCGAATACCCCGTTCTTCGCCTTTGGCCTCTCTAATGGCGATTTAGTCCGTGCGGCGCCCGATGACGACGGCGTGATCTGGTTCACCCAACGAGTCCAGAGAGGCGGCAACCTTACGGTGCGGATCATCACCACCGACCCGGCGGACCTCAACCAGGACGTCGTGGCAGAGTTCGAGCCCCTAGGGGTGAGCGGTGAGAGCATGGAGCGTCCTCGTCTGCTGGCTCTCGATCTGCCACCAGGCTCGGATCTCACCAGCGCCAAGACGTTGCTCGCGGTCGGTGTCACCTCCGGCCGCTGGCACATCGAGGAATCTGACGTCAGCGAGGAGTGGGCCGCTCTCTGACGGGCCGCCGTTAGCGTCCGATGAAGGATGGTTCTTCGGTGACTCTGTGGGCGGGGCTAGCTTGAGCTCATGAGCATCGGAATCGGTGATCCCGTCGTGTTTCCCTCCGTGATCGGTTTGGAGTTCAAGGACGCGGAGAAGGTCGCCTACGCCGCTGGTGTTGTGATCGCGGACTTCGACCCGGACGCGCCCCCCATTGGCGCGACAGTGTGGCCTCACCCTTACATCGTCACGGCACAAGAGCCGGGGCCCGGAGTTGCGGGCCGGGCTTGGGACTCACTCCGCATTCGAGTCGAGCGCCTGACCATCTGATGAGGGGACGAGGTGCCCGATAGCCGATCCCTGACGGGGAACCTGGGCGAACCCAGGAACCCCGCCATCCACAGCGGGGTCTGGGCTGCCCTACGCAACGTAGACGTGTGTCGGCCCAGCACCTAGTGCCCGGTGAAGGATCGGGCACCGGACGCGTTATCGACTCAAGATCATCGAGAGTGCGAGCCCGTTCAGAGGGTGCTCGTGCCCCCAGCGGCCGCGCCATCGCTAGGGTCAGGACATGGACGAGGCCGACAGAGAACTCCTCCGCGAGGCCGAGGCTGAAGTGGCAGCGCTGCCCCACCGCAACCCCCTCACCGACCTGCCACCCCGCCCGGGCGGCGGCCCCGCTGCCGAGACCGCGCCGACCGGTCGGGCTCGCTTGCTCGCCCCGCTGACCCTCATCGTCTGCTTCGTCACGGCCTGTGCCGAGGGTTCGTGGCTGTGGTTCTCCGCCGCAGACTGGACCTCCTCGTTGTGGTTCGCCGTGCCGTTCCTCCTGGTTGCCTCGATCGTGCTTGCAATCGTCGCCGGAGCTCTGGGCGGCCGCGCTGGCCGGTGGGCAGGAGTCTGCGGTGGCATCGCCGTCGTACCGCCCGTGTGCTTCGTGGTGTCGCTACCCCTGGCGCTCTTCGCGTAGTTCAACCCGGCTAGGGCCGATCAGCTGCACGATGATGCCCGGGCGGCGTCTGTTTGACGGGGTGCGCTGTGGGCGTCGAAGGCGCCGACGCGGAAGGCCGGGGTACGGTCTCGCCATGGGGGAAGACGAATGCGAGCTGTAACTGCTGTGGTGGTGGTGGTGGTGGTGGTTGGGGCGTCACTGGCAGGATGCGCGGCGACTGTCCCTATGAGCTCAGCCGACGAGGCCAACGCAGTGGGGTGCGCGCAAGTCACAGTGCATCTTCCTGAGACCATCGCTGAGACCGAAGTGAAACGTGAAACAGACGCCCAGGCCACTGGTGCTTGGGGTGAGCCCGCATCTGTCCTGCTTCGCTGCGGGGTCACAGAGCCAGGTCCCACGGATCTGCCGTGCTACACGATCCAGGGAGTGGATTGGATCGTCGACTCCCCACCAGACGACCCTGACACCGCCATCCTGACCACCTATGGCCGCTCTCCAGCCGTTGAGGTCGTCTTCGACACAACGACGCTGACGGGCGCTAGCGTCATGGGAGACCTAGCCGATGCCGTCGGGTACCTTCCGGCCAACGGGCGCGCATGCACGAGCGCCGAAGACTTAACCTCCTGAGCCAGGCGTACGGATGCGAAATCGCGGCACGAGCCTTTCGTAGCCAGCCCTGACGTGAGCCGCCTCTGATGGCTTGGCGCCGTAGACCGACTCCCTGCGTCTAGAGCGGGCCAACCCCAACCCGAAGGGCCGGCAGCGACGTGGTGAGCAACAATGCCGCCGTTCCCAGGCTCACGACGGCTAGGGGCCGGCGTGTTTCGCGTCGGATGCAACTGGCGATCGCGAGGCCAAGGGAGGTGGCGGACATGATGCCGACAGGTACCCAGGCCGCGAGAAAGATCGGGTAGAGGAACAGCCAGCCTTCGTTGTCCCAGAGGACGACCGGGGCCCACATCGTGGCGTACAGGATGACGTAGGAGATGAGAGCCACAAGGGCCACGATGCCGGCTGCCACGGCAAAGGAACTGGCGGCCACGAGACGAGACGGGCCGGTACGCGGTTCATGGGTTTGGCCAGGCCGCTCCGGGGTGGTCGTCACGATCGAAAGCTAGCAGTCCCCGATGCGGCGTCAACCGCCGGTCGACACCTCAGCATCGATTACTGGCGCCCGATAGGGGATCGGCTGCCGGACAAGGGGCCTAGGTGAGGCTCGCCTTGATGTCGTGCTCGAGCCTGGTGAAGCGCTCTTGATAGACGGCGTAGTGCGCCCTGGTTGCGACCAGGTAGCTGCCCTCGTCGCTCGTCATCTTCAGGCGCACTGAGCTGCCCGCTCCTTCAGAAGCGATGGACCACGTGACGACCATGGGGATGCGCTTCTTTCCCGCCTGAAGCAGCCCACCTAGAAGCCGGTAGGCAGTTCGAGATCCGAGGTTAACGCTGCCTTCGTGCGCCTGTACTACAGGCTTCTGCGCCACATCGCGAAGCAGCTCAACTAGCCGTCTGGCGGCCATGTCCGGGGGGAGACCCGTTGAAATGTCGGCGGTGTGCTGGGCGGGCTGGATCGGCATGCCTATTTGTAGCGCACAAGACGAGCCTGGGTAGGAAGTGCCCGATAGACGATCGCTCAGTGGTCCATTGGCCTTCGCGACGTCCCGTTGACGTCGTGGCCTTTGTTTTCAGGGTCTTCGCCTTTCGCCGCGTCTTCCGTGGTGGTGATGCCCCGGTTCTAGCCGTGTTTCTTCCCCCGGTACGGAGCGCGATTCCAAGCGCTAGGCCAAGCGGTAGTCCTGCAAGAGGGATAGCCGCGCCATCCAGAGAAACCAGCAGGAAGATGCCGACCGTGACGCCAATGGCGCAGAGAAGATAAATCTGTTGGTTGCTTCGAGGCGGCACAGAGGCACAGAGGCCGAAGGCTGGATCGCTGCGTGTCCCGCCAGATGGACGCTCGGTTAACTGGAACCGGCATTTGCGAGATTCCTGGCGCGTGCCGCTCCACCCGAGCGCTTACTAATTCATTTGTGGCTCCCGAGATGCAACGCTTTGGACGTTGCCGGCCATGTCTTGTTCAAACGACTCATTTCCTGAACGGTGGCCCTTTCATGACGAACAGAAACCTCGACGACATGCTGAACAGGAGTCGCCCGGCTACTGCCGAGGCCGATCCAGATTTGCTGTTCCTCATCGCCCCGATGTCCGAGGCTGCGCGCGCAGAAGCCAAGAAGGTGCGGGTTAGGCCACGCGCGACGCCCGCGTTCCGGCGGCCAAGTCGCCCTCTGCTCGCCGTGGCGCTGGGAGCCTCGCTCCTCCTCGCAGGCGGCGCCCTCGTCGAGGGCATCCAGCCAAACTACGAGGCGCGCACCACGATCGTGCTTAGCCTGCCGGGGGACCCGTTCCTCGACGACGGCGACAGCGCGCCGGCGGAATGCTTGGCCACGCTCATCTTCGACGTCTCAGGAGGCGCGGCAGAACAGGACAAGGTGGAAGCGGCGGTCCAAGGACACGACTGGTCGGGGCTCGAGTCTCAAGCCGCCGCGCTCGTGCAGAGCGACCGTGGTGACCCCGACCTAAACAAGAATGTTGTGGCAACCCTCGATGCGGGCGTCCGCGCAACCCTCGACCCTCAGCTCGTCGGCTTCGCCCAATACGGCGGTGTGGGCCTGAGATGCGAGGTCGCCAAGTGAGCTTCGGTCGCGGGGGGAGCCCTGGACTGGGCGGCAGCACCAGTCGTCGCGAGACACCGACGAGACCGCCCGAATCCGTGGATACGCATATCACGTCCACGATCGACGCGTCGTCGCAGGATCTGCTCGGTTATTTCTTGCGCCGAGTGTCATCGCCGGAAGACGCCGCCGACCTCCTCGGTGAGACGTTGCTCGTCCTCTGGCGCCGCGCGGACGACCTGCCCGCCGAGCCGCTCGAGGCGCGCTTATGGATGTTCGGCATCGCGCGACGCGTTCTGTCCACATACCGACGCGCGGGTCTACGTCGCGTCGCCCTGGCTGACCGGCTTCGGCTGGAGCTTGAGGTGCGCACATCTGCGTCTGAGCGATCGACCGAAGGCGAGGAGCTGCATGCTTTGCTCCTCGAACTGGACCTACTCGATCAGGAGATCATCCGCCTGGTGCACTGGGAGGGTTTCTCCCTTGCCGAAGTCGCGACCATCTTGGCTAGGAGACCGGGCACGATTCGGAGTCGTTACGCGCGTGCGCGCACGTCTCTTCGTAAAGCCATCGACGATCAAAACGGTGGCCTCTGATTCCGACCCACAGATCATCCGACGAGGCGCGCCCTGAACGGCAAGTTCGGGTCGAATGCCCGATGCGGCGTCATCCATGTAGCGATTCTGGGGCACTGCCAGATGAGAACGCGACGATCCTTCGCCGCGACTCGCGGTAAAGAGCGGTGTCCGATAGCCGATCGCCTAGCGCGCTTGGAATTCTCACCGATCGGCCGATCGCGCGGGTTCAATCGTGGACTCGCGGTTTGCCTGGCACGGTCTCGTCGTCTCGGGCGCGTTTGTTTGGGAAAAGGCAGAAGACGGTAATCGATAGGAGAACCAGTAGCTCGAGAGCCTTCCAGACGGACCATCCGTGGTCAACGGTTGTCCGGTACGTCCCTACGAGGATGACGACGATGCAGACGGCTGCAAGTGCGCGTCGCTTGGGAACGGGCAGCTTGCGCACAAGCCGCTGCATCTGGCTCTCGGTCACGACGTCACTTCACCACTTGCGCGACTCTGCGGCAACCCTTGGCAAGTGCCCGTTAGGGGATCCTCTATCGGACTTCGCCAGCCCCTCCTTGACGCAGTGATAAGCGTCAGGTTGGACCGATCAGTCTTCTACGGTGTGGCCATGAGGAATAGACGCGTCGTGGCCTTGGCTCTGATCGCGGGCCTAATGCCCCTTGCCGCTTGTAGTCATCAAGGGGTCCTGACGCTCGATGCTGCAGAGGCGCAGATACCTAACTGCACGACCTTTGACGACGTGGCGGTTGAGACCCTGAACGAGAAAGCTTCCTGTGCCCCAGGAGGATCACGCCTTGTCTTCCCCGATGGTGTTGTTTTCGAATTACCCGACGAAATCGGCGCCGGGCTCGATCAGCCCGGCGGGGTCGTCGGGCCGGTGTACACATACGTAGGGGTGGGAATTTACGGCGTCTTCGCTACGCGCAAGTCCGACGACTGCAAGACCGTCGAGGAGTGGGGCACAGCAGAGGCGCGGGAACGCGTGTATGAAGCTTTCGGAGATGAGTACGGGTGCAAGGGACCCAATTCACTACCGTGACGGCCACCTCACCAGGCGCGCCCATGGCATATCTGCGGCGGGTCGCTCGGGATGGCGTCGGCCATGTCCGCCTCTTCTCGACAACGTGCCTGTACGCGACCGTTGGTTCATTCGTAAAGTTACGACATGGGCGTGGTTGGGGGGCGAGCTGGAAGTTCGCGAACTGCTGGCGCTGATCGCGCCCTCAGGGAGGCCTTGTTGTCCGGTGCGGTGCTGGGGGGCCTGGCCTTCTTGGGGATTGCAATGGTGAATGACGACCTGGCCGGTGAGAGTGCGTCCTTTTCTCTTGTGGGCGTCGTGCTCAGTGCTCTCGTGGGTTGCTTCATCGCTGGTGTTGCCGCGTGCACGGGGCTGGTCGTCATGCGCTTGGTGAGTCCGTACAAGCGGCAGGGACGAGTCGGGGTCTGCGCTGGGTCTCTTGCCGCTGGGCTCGCCGCGTGGTTGTTGACTCGAATTCTTATCGTGCCCGAGCTGCTGTTGCCCAACCTTCTTCCTGCGGTTGCCGGATGCGTCGGTTGCGGGATGGCCGCAATCATCCTGACTCGCTCAGGGCAGGCGGACTCGGTGAGCCTCTCAAAAGCTCGAGGAACCCGCATGATCCGCTGTGGACAGCCGACATGGACGTCCTGGCTGCACGTCAGTGTTCGGGAGATGATCCGTCAGACGACCGGCTAGCAAGCTGGCGGTGTCTCTCCTCGCGCCAACCGACGCAAGGTCAAGCCGGCCGTGACGCCGGCGCCTAATGCGGCCATCAGACCGATGACCACTCCGGAAAAGACTGCCTCGGTGAGGATGCCGACAGCCATGCCTGCTGAGATCCCGACAATTGCCGCTGCGGCCGCTGCGGCTAGCGCGTGGCTTCTCGACCTTCCCCAACGGGGACGCTGTCGCCACAGCGACGCACTGATGAGTCCGGCGACAGCCCCGAGGAGGGCGAAGGCCACGGCAGCAGGAACTGCATAGACAAGGGAAATCAAGATCCATTCGGCGATCCCGCCGCCGTCCAGTCCGCTCACGGCGCCCCATACGACCACCCAGAGGATGGGCAATATCAGCGCGCTTCCGGCGCCGACCAGGGCTCCCGTAGAGACCAAGACGCGTCCGTCCGACCGGTGTGCGCGCGTCGGACGCTTCAAAGCAACGCTCATGACGACTCCTCTTTCCCAGCAGGTTAGGGCCTGCCTACGGCACGAGTATCCCCAGAATCAGGTGCTTCAGCGCGTGCTGCTGGCCCCAGAGGTGTGTGCAGCATCAGAAACGAGCCCCCTCTGCGGGTGACCCGTGCCCGATCGGGGGCTCGCTGACCGCTACGCCCGGTCAGGAGGGCAAATCTTCGGCGCTCGTGCAAGCTCGTCCAGTCGTTGGGAGATATCCGACAGCATCAGCGAGGTCTCCCATGACGCTCGCTCCTGTCAGCTTCGTTGTACTGAAGATCACCTCCACGGCGGGGGAGCGGCCATAGGCGGTCGAGATGGCGCTCTCGGGGTCGTCCGTCGGTGAATCGACGATCCAGTCGACTCCCTTGATCGTGTAGCAGGGCAGATCCGTGGGACCTGGTTCTGTGGCACCGCAGCGAAGCAGGACGGACGTAGGTTCTCCCCAGGCGCCAGTGGCTTGGGCATCTGTCTCGCGACGCGTTTCGGTTTCACCCATGGAGTCAGGAAGATGCACGGTGACCTGCGCGCACTCCACCGAGTTGGCATCGGCGGCAGGGCTCATGGGGACCGCTGCTGCGCATCCTGCTAACGACACCCCGGCGATCGCTGCTGATCCCACAGCTACGAGCGGTCTTGCCCGGTTCCGCAACATCACTCAGGCGTCGCTGCCGCTGTCTTGACGAGTGCTCGCAGGATGGACGGATCGACTGCTCCGAGTACGCGAGCGCTGACACGCCCCTCGGGGTCGAGAACAAACGTCGCGGGGGTCGCATTGGGGGCCGTCTTGCCAGCGAACGCGAGCTGGACACTGCCGGTGTTCACGTCGATGGCGGTCGGGTAGGTGACGTCGAATTCTTGGGTGAATGCGTCGGCGGTGTCGGGTTGGTCCCTGACGTTGACGCCGAGGAATGTGGCGTCATCGGCCACCTGCTCGCTGACTGCTTGAAGATTTGTTGCTTCCATCCGGCACGGGACACACGTGGCGTACCAGAAGTTGATGACGGCGACTTTCCCCTGGTAGTCAGCCGCCGTGATCTTGCTGCCGTCACTCAGCTCGGAGTCGAACTCAATCGGTTCGTCCCGGTCCTCGGGCGCGATTTCGGTCACGAGCTGTTCGGCCGAGATGTATCCCTTGCCGTCGCCCCACTGCTGTTCGAGACCTTCAGCCGAGGTGCATCCCGTCACGGCTGCACTGGTGGCGAGCAGTAGGGCCGGAAGGGCTAAGAGTCGACGTGTTCGCACGCGTGAGAATAACTCGTCGAACCTGCAGACGAGCAGCG from Frigoribacterium sp. PvP032 includes these protein-coding regions:
- a CDS encoding ABC transporter ATP-binding protein, whose amino-acid sequence is MSRTDSPTASSSPSASPEVSGRSILLDQVTKRYPGQSAPAVDGITLEIPAGKIVMLVGPSGCGKTTTLKMINRLIEPSEGRVVLGDDDVTDIDGDELRRRIGYVIQAGGLFPHMTVAANIAIVPKMLGWSKERITARVDELLELVSLDPDTYRDRFPRELSGGQQQRVGVARALAADPPVLLMDEPFGAVDPITRQRLQDELINIQQELQKTIVIVTHDFDEAVKLGDWIVVFSEGAHIVQYDTPERILAEPANEFVENFIGSGAGLKQLTLTRVRDVDLAEAVVAEAGESGREVAARVEAAGHEHAVVVDDRGRPVRWPSLRQLARLDVVPGGTDPQLPVIGSGATLNDALDTMLVSSAGAALVTGRRDAFVGVITVEVVMEAITRARKAAAVALEGAPVGTNTGPLPIVGEPQDARPVDGAPVVDGAPVVEGVEAADRAGERQ
- a CDS encoding ABC transporter permease, whose translation is MAWDYVTGRWDQIWFASWQHFSLVVQCLVLAVVIAVVVAALVYRVPGLTAVANGVSAIGLTLPSFAVVGLLIVPLGFGVLPAVVVVTFFATLPVLRNAVVGLTQVDPALVESARGIGMGSLRTLVQVQLPLAWPVILTGVRVSAQMVMGIAAVAAYSLGPGLGGFIFSGLSRAGGANALASVVTGVVGVVVLALVLDLLLVGLGRLTISRGIRVQN
- a CDS encoding LLM class flavin-dependent oxidoreductase, with the protein product MTRRIRFNAFDMNCVGHQSPGLWRHPDDRSPDYTKLSYWTSLARLLEAGRFDGLFIADVLGTYDVYGGNHDAALRNGTQTPVGDPILLVSAMAAATEHLGFGITAGTAYEHPVPFARRMSTLDHLTDGRVGWNVVTGYLPSAARNMGADDQLDHDDRYDQADEYLEVLYKLWEGSWEDDAVVRDRETGVFTDPTKVHEIGHEGTWYKVPGIHVSEPSPQRTPVIYQAGASPRGIRFAAGNAESIFVAAPTKERLAATVTKLRDALEEAGRDRYSARIYTLLTIITDATPEAAEAKHAEYQRYASHEGALTLMSGWMGVDLSTYSLDDPVGDVESNAIQSALANFQAQEGDSGKEWTIRDIAEAAGIGGLGPRIVGSGEQIADQLQEWVAETDVDGFNLAYAITPGTFEDIVEHVVPVLQARGVYPTEYEPGTLRQKLFGRGDRLPDEHHGARHKASARVQSV
- a CDS encoding MFS transporter, which gives rise to MTRPAPTRRDSPRPPRARLGRDVVVLGVIAFFVMVGFGVVVPVLPVYAASFGVGYVAVGAVLSAFALMRLVASPFVGRMIDVAGERVVLSVGIGIVAVSSGLAGLAHDYVQLLLLRGVGGIGSAMFTISAMTLLLASTTPDRRARSIGFYQGGFLVGGMAGPALGGLLATVSLTAPFFFYAATLAVAGIVGILLLSPPRRGDGAAAAAAAEPARPLADVLRDVRFRTACVASFAQGWSSLGVRSALVPVLVVEVLLQPTSWTGVLFAVAAVAQTLALAPASRFVDTVGRRPAVIGSFAVAAVSLAAVPFAPGLVTLGALLAVYGVATAFMGTAPAALVGDAAGARGGRPVAIFSMCSDVGAIAGPLVAGLLVDAASFEVAFGTAAALLAVSAIVAVRLPRGVSVPQP
- a CDS encoding recombinase family protein is translated as MLIGYARVSTSGQDLAAQRDGLAALGVDDQHVHVDHGLSGTTRARPGLREALAACRAGDVLVVTKLDRLARSLRDATDIADELTKKGVSLNLGGAVYDPTDPVGRLLFNVLGMVAEFEADLIRARTREGMAIAKAAGKLRGRKPKLTASQEKHLVQLHRTGAHTTSEIAELFGVARSTVYRAIQRGEQA
- a CDS encoding DUF4265 domain-containing protein, which translates into the protein MRLEQHDGWPPAESEGLWAQERPGGTYLLANTPFFAFGLSNGDLVRAAPDDDGVIWFTQRVQRGGNLTVRIITTDPADLNQDVVAEFEPLGVSGESMERPRLLALDLPPGSDLTSAKTLLAVGVTSGRWHIEESDVSEEWAAL